Within the Flavobacterium sp. 9R genome, the region CTTAAATAAATAAGAGTTCAGTTATAAAATGATAAAACCAGAAAATCATCACAACAAAATGATACGTACTTTCTGAAGTTTTTATATAAATCAATTTTTTTTACACTTGACAAGTATTGCTAAATCTAGTGTTGCAACTGATACCATCCTAAAAAATTAAAACTGAAAATAAATAAAAGGTACTAATTCGCTTGAAGCCATTGCAGCAACCAACCAGAAGGTAAGCGCTAGAATTAAGGCTTTGAAAAGCATCGGTAGCTTGTCGAAAATCGTTTTTAGTCCTTGAGTGATTTTGGCTGGAACAAAATGGAGCGCGTACCCAATAGCAATCATTATAAACACGTTTTCATAACCAGAAATGACTATCGCCCATTGTTCCCAATTGAATTGTAATTCCCCGATTGAAGTAATCATATCTAAGGCCACAGAGAAATCTTTGGCTCTAAAAAATATCCAACAGAAAACCACAAAATGAAAGGTAACTAGTACCGAAATAGCTGTGGTGATAGCTTTCCAAAACGTGAATTTAGAATCTTTGGAAGAAGGAAAATAATCTGAAAACAATTTATTAACCGCCAAAGCAATGCCGTGTAAAGCACCCCAAATAATAAATTTCAAACTTGCGCCGTGCCAAAAGCCACCCAGTAACATCGTAGTCATTAAGTTCACATTGGTAAACATCGTTCTTTTCTTGTCTTTGGCTAATAAGAATGTCAAACAGAAAACCAACAGTGAAGCAATAGCAATCACCAACGGAATTGGACTCACGGGATAATACCAAGTTGCCCAAGCAATCAACCCAGCAAAGAATAACGAAGGAAATAAAAACCCTCCAAAACTACCACGACGGTTTCCTCCTACGGAAATGTATAAATAATCGCGTAACCAAGTGGACAATGAAATATGCCATCTTCTCCAAAACTCGGTGATAGAGGCCGATTGATAAGGGGTTCTAAAATTGACTGACAATTTGAAACCCATCAATAAAGCAATCCCGATAGCCATATCGGAATAACCTGAAAAGTCACAATAAATCTGAATCGTATAGCCATACGATGCCATAAGATTTTCGAAAGCAGTATAACTTTTGGGTGCATCGAATACGCGATCGACAAAGTTCAAAGAGATATAATCTGAAATGACGGTCTTCTTGATTAAACCGCCCATAATAAGAAATACGGCTGAGTCAAAATCGGCACGAGACAATTGAATCTTGCTATAAATTTGCGGAATAAACTCCGAAGCACGAACGATTGGCCCCGCCACCAACTGTGGAAAGAAGGACACAAAAAACATATAATCCAACATATTCTTTGTGGGCTCTAATTCTCGTCTATAAATATCGATGATATAACTCATCGATTGAAAGGTATAAAACGAAATCCCAACAGGTAAAATCACATCGATAAAATGAATCTGACCTTCGAATAGCTGATTGTAATTGTCGATTAAGAAATTAGAATATTTGAAATAGCCTAAAAAAGACAAATTGAAAATAATACTGATTATCAAGAAAAATTTACGATAACCTTCTTTGGTTTCTTCATACAGAAATTTAGCCAACGTATAATCGACCAAACCAGAAAACAACAAGAGGCAAAAATAGATTCCGCTGGATTTATAATAAAAGAATAACGAGAAAGCAAAAACATAAATGTGTCGGTACACCCTAGTTTTGGCTTTGGTCGTAAGAATATAAATAGGATAGAACAATAAAAAAAGTCCTAAGAAAAAAGCGGTATTAAAAAGAATAGGCTCTTTTGGATTGAACGTAATCCATTCATTCACTTGAGCTGCATCTATAGTGCCAAAAGTGGTTTTTAACCAATTTGTTATATCTGTAATAGTAATCACAATCTAGTTTTATTTATTAAATTCTTTAAAAGCGTTGAGCAGCACATTCGACAACATATTCCCTTGTAACTGATACCCGTTTGTGGTATAGTGCACGCGGTCTGGATTCATTAATCCTTTGCCATAAATTTTACTAACGCCGTGCATTCCACCTAACGTCTGGAACAAATCCCAAACTGCGTATTGCCCTAAGGTTGCATAACTCACCAAACTCTTAGCATATTCATCTACATAAGTATTAAGACGATGATGAGGCAAAAATGATGGCGGTGGCGTAATAATCAAAACATCTGCTTCTGGATTTTGTGCTCTAACTTTCAATAAAAATTCCTGCACTTGTCTTAGATAATCCAATGGCGTGATTTTACCATAGGATTCATTGGTTCCCAAAGACACAA harbors:
- a CDS encoding MBOAT family protein, yielding MITITDITNWLKTTFGTIDAAQVNEWITFNPKEPILFNTAFFLGLFLLFYPIYILTTKAKTRVYRHIYVFAFSLFFYYKSSGIYFCLLLFSGLVDYTLAKFLYEETKEGYRKFFLIISIIFNLSFLGYFKYSNFLIDNYNQLFEGQIHFIDVILPVGISFYTFQSMSYIIDIYRRELEPTKNMLDYMFFVSFFPQLVAGPIVRASEFIPQIYSKIQLSRADFDSAVFLIMGGLIKKTVISDYISLNFVDRVFDAPKSYTAFENLMASYGYTIQIYCDFSGYSDMAIGIALLMGFKLSVNFRTPYQSASITEFWRRWHISLSTWLRDYLYISVGGNRRGSFGGFLFPSLFFAGLIAWATWYYPVSPIPLVIAIASLLVFCLTFLLAKDKKRTMFTNVNLMTTMLLGGFWHGASLKFIIWGALHGIALAVNKLFSDYFPSSKDSKFTFWKAITTAISVLVTFHFVVFCWIFFRAKDFSVALDMITSIGELQFNWEQWAIVISGYENVFIMIAIGYALHFVPAKITQGLKTIFDKLPMLFKALILALTFWLVAAMASSELVPFIYFQF